One window from the genome of Pseudomonas sp. L5B5 encodes:
- the betC gene encoding choline-sulfatase translates to MKRKNILFIMADQMAAPLLPFYGPSPIQLPNLSRLAAEGVVFDAAYCNSPLCAPSRFTLVSGQLPSRIGAYDNAADFPADVPTYAHYLRRLGYRTALSGKMHFCGPDQLHGYEERLTSDIYPADYGWAVNWDEPDVRPSWYHNMSSVLQAGPCVRTNQLDFDEEVLFKARQYLFDHVREAGEQPFCLTVSMTHPHDPYTIPRAYWDLYRDEQIPMPQALPQDEQDPHAQRLLKVYDLWDKPLPEDKIRAARRAYFGACSYIDDNVGKLLQTLEETGLADDTIVVFSGDHGDMLGERGLWYKMHWFDMAARVPLLVHAPGQFAAGRVTRAVSTADLLPTLVELAGGTLEPGLPLDGRSLLPHLQGQGGHDEVFGEYMAEGTIGPLMMIRRGAYKFIYSEDDPCLLFDLANDPHERRDLRQSPAHRQLFADFLDEARRRWDIPQIHQQVLASQRRRRFVAQALSIGRLKSWDHQPLVDASAQYMRNHIDLDDLERKARYPQPCQDQ, encoded by the coding sequence ATGAAGCGCAAGAACATTCTCTTCATCATGGCCGACCAGATGGCCGCCCCCTTGCTGCCGTTCTACGGCCCGTCGCCGATCCAGCTGCCGAACCTGAGCCGGCTGGCCGCCGAGGGCGTGGTGTTCGACGCGGCCTACTGCAACAGCCCGCTGTGCGCGCCATCGCGTTTCACCCTGGTCAGCGGCCAGTTGCCGAGCAGGATCGGCGCCTACGACAACGCCGCCGACTTTCCCGCCGATGTGCCCACCTACGCTCACTACCTGCGGCGCCTGGGCTACCGCACTGCGCTGTCGGGCAAGATGCACTTCTGCGGGCCGGACCAGTTGCACGGCTACGAAGAACGCCTGACCAGCGACATCTACCCCGCCGACTACGGCTGGGCGGTGAACTGGGACGAGCCCGACGTGCGCCCCAGCTGGTACCACAACATGTCCTCGGTGCTGCAGGCCGGGCCCTGCGTGCGTACCAACCAGCTGGATTTCGATGAAGAGGTGTTGTTCAAGGCCCGGCAATATCTGTTCGACCATGTACGCGAGGCGGGTGAGCAACCGTTCTGCCTGACCGTGTCGATGACCCACCCCCACGATCCGTACACGATTCCCAGGGCCTACTGGGACCTGTACCGCGACGAGCAGATTCCCATGCCCCAGGCGCTGCCCCAGGACGAGCAGGACCCGCATGCCCAGCGCCTGCTCAAGGTCTACGACCTGTGGGACAAGCCGCTGCCCGAGGACAAGATCCGCGCTGCCCGACGCGCCTACTTCGGCGCTTGCAGCTACATCGACGACAATGTCGGCAAGCTGTTGCAGACCCTGGAGGAAACCGGCCTGGCGGATGACACCATCGTGGTGTTCTCCGGCGACCACGGCGACATGCTGGGCGAGCGCGGCCTCTGGTACAAAATGCACTGGTTCGACATGGCCGCCCGGGTGCCGCTGCTGGTCCATGCCCCGGGGCAGTTCGCCGCCGGCCGGGTCACCCGCGCGGTGTCCACCGCCGACCTGCTGCCCACCCTGGTGGAACTGGCTGGTGGCACCCTGGAGCCCGGCCTGCCGCTGGATGGCCGCTCGCTGCTGCCGCATCTGCAAGGGCAGGGCGGACATGACGAAGTGTTTGGCGAATACATGGCCGAAGGCACCATCGGCCCGCTGATGATGATTCGTCGTGGTGCCTACAAGTTCATCTACAGCGAGGATGACCCATGCCTGCTGTTCGACCTGGCCAACGACCCTCACGAACGCCGGGACCTGCGCCAGTCACCGGCGCATCGCCAGTTGTTCGCCGACTTTCTCGACGAAGCCCGCCGCCGCTGGGATATCCCGCAGATCCACCAACAGGTGCTCGCCAGCCAGCGCCGCCGGCGCTTCGTTGCCCAGGCGCTGAGCATCGGCAGGCTCAAGAGCTGGGATCACCAGCCACTGGTCGATGCCAGCGCGCAGTACATGCGCAACCACATCGACCTCGATGACCTGGAACGCAAGGCCCGTTATCCACAACCCTGCCAAGACCAATAA
- the choX gene encoding choline ABC transporter substrate-binding protein, whose product MQRLSTVVSATLMLLASTPAWAEPGCETVKMADPGWSDIAATNAIAGFLLEGLGYKPKVDTLAVPIIFGGLKDARVDVFLGNWMPAQQGFHDKFVASGDVTRLAKNLEGTEFTLAVPDYVWDAGVRDFNDLNTYAEQHPQDVDKKLYGIGSGAPANLSLQEIIKRNDYSLGQWKLVESSEQAMLAEVSRAVKKHKFVTFLGWTPHPMNVQLNMRYLKGGEKYFGTSGSVYTLTRKGYAQACPNVARLLGNLSFTQDMENSIMAEVTNKKVSNADAAKAWIKANPAVLAPWLEGVKTLDGQDALPAVQARL is encoded by the coding sequence ATGCAAAGGTTATCCACAGTAGTGAGTGCCACCCTGATGCTGCTGGCCAGTACGCCGGCCTGGGCCGAGCCGGGGTGCGAGACGGTGAAGATGGCCGATCCGGGCTGGAGCGACATCGCCGCCACCAACGCCATCGCCGGTTTTCTGCTTGAAGGCCTGGGCTACAAGCCCAAGGTCGATACCCTGGCCGTGCCGATCATCTTTGGCGGGCTCAAGGACGCCCGGGTCGATGTGTTCCTGGGCAACTGGATGCCGGCGCAACAAGGCTTCCACGACAAGTTCGTGGCCAGCGGCGACGTTACCCGGCTGGCGAAGAACCTGGAGGGCACCGAGTTCACCCTGGCCGTGCCGGACTATGTGTGGGACGCCGGCGTGCGTGACTTCAACGACCTGAACACCTATGCCGAACAGCACCCCCAGGACGTCGACAAGAAGCTCTACGGCATCGGCTCCGGTGCCCCGGCCAACCTGTCGCTGCAGGAAATCATCAAGCGCAACGACTACAGCCTCGGCCAGTGGAAACTGGTGGAGTCCAGCGAGCAGGCGATGCTGGCCGAGGTCTCGCGGGCGGTGAAAAAGCACAAGTTCGTCACCTTCCTCGGCTGGACTCCGCATCCGATGAACGTGCAACTGAACATGCGCTACCTCAAGGGCGGCGAGAAGTACTTCGGCACCAGCGGCAGCGTCTACACCCTGACGCGCAAGGGTTATGCACAGGCCTGTCCGAACGTCGCCAGGCTGCTGGGCAACCTCAGCTTCACCCAGGACATGGAGAACAGCATCATGGCCGAGGTGACGAACAAGAAGGTCAGCAACGCCGACGCCGCCAAGGCCTGGATCAAGGCCAACCCGGCGGTGCTGGCTCCATGGCTGGAAGGGGTGAAGACCCTCGACGGCCAGGATGCCCTGCCAGCCGTGCAAGCCCGTCTCTAG
- a CDS encoding SulP family inorganic anion transporter — protein sequence MAWPDRHSLLPFLDWLPRQTRASVGRDLLVGLSGAVLALPQSIAYALIAGLPPEYGLYAAIVPVLVACLWGSSWHLICGPTAAISIVLYASVSPLAVPASEDYITLILLLTLLAGAFQWLLGMLRFGALVNFVSHSVVLGFTLGAAVVIALGQLPNLMGLDLPNQATALGSLNLLLQHLGDIDRPSLLLGVGSLALGVGFKLLAPRWPGLLLSLVLSALAVWLLPGLFGHVQLVSAFVGRLPPLSPLPLDLELILRLLPSAVAVGMLGLVTSLSIARSLSARSEQLLDANQEVRAQGLSNIVGAFFSGYLSSGSFTRSGLSYEAGARSPLAGVFSALWVALFAVAGAGLIAHIPIPAMAGSILLICWGLVDHRGIRALFRVSRAEFVVMSLTCIATLLLELQTAIYAGVLASLFFYLKRTSQPRVQHSREGDEDILRVGGSIFFGASHYLQVRLQGCHGAKLVIDARQINFIDYSGVEMLHQEARRLRRQGRSLTLRRARPAVKEELIKLEGAEDCPIRFED from the coding sequence ATGGCCTGGCCTGATCGCCATTCACTGCTGCCCTTTCTCGACTGGCTGCCACGCCAGACCCGCGCCAGTGTCGGGCGCGACCTGCTGGTGGGCCTGAGCGGTGCGGTCCTCGCCCTGCCGCAGTCGATCGCCTATGCACTGATCGCCGGCCTGCCCCCGGAGTACGGCCTGTACGCCGCCATCGTCCCGGTCCTGGTCGCCTGCCTGTGGGGGTCTTCCTGGCACCTGATCTGCGGGCCCACGGCGGCGATCTCCATCGTCCTCTATGCCAGCGTCAGCCCCCTGGCGGTGCCGGCTTCCGAGGACTACATCACGCTGATCCTGCTCCTGACCCTGCTGGCCGGAGCCTTCCAGTGGTTATTGGGGATGCTGCGTTTCGGCGCCCTGGTGAATTTCGTCTCGCACTCGGTGGTGCTGGGCTTCACCCTTGGCGCGGCGGTGGTGATCGCCCTGGGCCAGCTACCCAACCTGATGGGCCTGGACCTGCCGAACCAGGCCACCGCCCTGGGTAGCCTGAACCTGCTGTTGCAACACCTGGGCGACATCGATCGGCCGTCCCTGCTGCTGGGGGTGGGCAGCCTGGCGCTGGGGGTTGGCTTCAAGCTGCTGGCGCCACGCTGGCCGGGGCTGTTGCTGAGCCTGGTGCTCAGTGCCCTGGCGGTCTGGCTGCTGCCAGGGCTGTTCGGCCATGTCCAGCTGGTCAGCGCGTTCGTCGGCCGGTTACCGCCGCTGAGCCCTCTGCCGCTGGACCTGGAGCTGATCCTGCGGCTGCTGCCCAGCGCCGTGGCGGTAGGCATGCTGGGGCTGGTCACCAGCCTGTCGATCGCCCGCTCGCTGTCGGCCCGTTCGGAGCAACTGCTCGACGCCAACCAGGAAGTTCGCGCCCAGGGCCTGTCGAACATCGTCGGGGCCTTCTTCTCCGGCTACCTGTCCTCCGGTTCCTTCACCCGCTCGGGCCTGAGCTACGAGGCCGGCGCACGCTCGCCCCTGGCTGGGGTGTTCTCGGCGCTGTGGGTGGCGCTGTTCGCGGTGGCCGGTGCCGGGCTGATCGCCCATATCCCGATCCCGGCCATGGCCGGCAGCATCCTGCTGATCTGCTGGGGCCTGGTGGACCACCGAGGCATCCGCGCCTTGTTCCGGGTCAGCCGTGCCGAGTTCGTGGTGATGAGCCTGACCTGCATCGCCACCTTGCTGCTGGAGTTGCAGACCGCGATCTACGCCGGCGTCCTGGCGTCGCTGTTCTTCTACCTCAAGCGCACCTCGCAACCACGGGTGCAGCACAGTCGCGAAGGCGACGAGGACATCCTGCGGGTCGGCGGTTCGATCTTCTTCGGCGCCAGCCATTACCTGCAGGTTCGCCTGCAAGGCTGCCACGGAGCGAAACTGGTGATCGACGCACGGCAGATCAACTTCATCGACTATTCGGGGGTGGAGATGCTGCACCAGGAAGCACGCCGGCTCAGGCGCCAGGGCCGCAGCCTGACCTTGCGCCGGGCGCGACCGGCGGTGAAGGAGGAGTTGATCAAGCTGGAAGGGGCAGAGGACTGCCCGATCCGCTTCGAGGACTGA
- the aroE gene encoding shikimate dehydrogenase, translating to MDQYVVFGNPIGHSKSPLIHRLFAEQTGQQLEYATLLAPLDDFAGAARDFFAQGRGANVTVPFKEEAYRLCDSLTRRAQRAGAVNTLCKQADGSLLGDNTDGAGLVRDLMVNAGVSLKGKRILLLGAGGAVRGALEPLLAEQPATVVIANRTVEKAEQLAAAFADLGPVSASGFDWLEESVDLIINATSASLSGELPPISASLVEPGRTVCYDMMYGKEPTTFCRWASEQGAALVLDGLGMLAEQAAEAFYLWRGVRPDSAPVLAELRRQLAL from the coding sequence ATGGACCAGTACGTTGTCTTTGGTAATCCGATTGGCCACAGCAAATCGCCGCTGATTCATCGGCTGTTCGCCGAGCAGACCGGCCAGCAGCTCGAGTACGCCACCCTGCTGGCGCCCCTGGACGATTTTGCCGGCGCCGCCCGCGACTTTTTTGCCCAGGGACGCGGGGCCAACGTCACCGTACCGTTCAAGGAAGAGGCCTACCGCCTGTGTGACAGCCTCACCAGGCGCGCACAACGGGCCGGGGCCGTGAATACCCTGTGCAAGCAGGCCGATGGCAGCCTGCTGGGGGACAATACCGACGGCGCCGGACTGGTACGCGACCTGATGGTCAATGCCGGGGTCAGTCTCAAGGGCAAGCGGATCCTGCTGCTGGGGGCCGGCGGCGCGGTGCGCGGAGCCCTGGAACCCTTGCTGGCCGAGCAGCCCGCCACGGTGGTGATCGCCAACCGCACCGTGGAGAAGGCCGAGCAACTGGCCGCCGCGTTCGCTGACCTGGGGCCGGTGTCGGCCAGCGGTTTCGACTGGCTGGAAGAATCGGTGGACCTGATCATCAACGCCACCTCCGCCAGCCTGTCGGGCGAGCTGCCGCCGATCTCCGCCAGCCTGGTCGAGCCAGGCAGGACGGTGTGCTACGACATGATGTATGGCAAGGAGCCGACCACGTTCTGCCGCTGGGCCAGCGAGCAGGGAGCCGCGTTGGTGCTCGACGGCCTGGGCATGCTTGCCGAGCAGGCGGCGGAAGCCTTCTACCTGTGGCGCGGGGTGCGTCCGGACAGCGCCCCGGTGCTGGCCGAGCTGCGTCGCCAACTGGCGCTCTGA
- the hemF gene encoding oxygen-dependent coproporphyrinogen oxidase, which translates to MTTRTEAVKAYLLDLQDRICAALETEDGSARFIEDAWTRPAGGGGRTRVIGNGAVIEKGGVNFSHVFGSGLPPSASAHRPELAGRGFEALGVSLVIHPHNPHVPTSHANVRFFIAEKEGEEPVWWFGGGFDLTPYYGNEEDCVHWHRVAERACAPFGPDVYPRYKAWCDSYFHIKHRNEPRGIGGLFFDDLNEWDFDTSFAFMRAIGDAYIEAYLPIIQRRKAAAYTEQQREFQEFRRGRYVEFNLVYDRGTLFGLQSGGRTESILMSLPPQVRWGYDWKAEPGSEEARLTEYFLKDRDWLASAN; encoded by the coding sequence ATGACTACCCGCACCGAGGCCGTTAAGGCCTATCTGCTCGACCTGCAAGACCGTATCTGCGCCGCACTGGAAACCGAGGACGGTAGCGCTCGTTTCATCGAGGACGCCTGGACTCGTCCCGCTGGCGGTGGTGGCCGGACCCGGGTGATCGGCAATGGTGCGGTGATCGAGAAAGGCGGGGTCAACTTTTCCCATGTGTTCGGCAGCGGCCTGCCGCCGTCCGCCAGCGCCCATCGACCAGAGCTGGCCGGCCGCGGGTTCGAGGCCCTGGGCGTGTCCCTGGTGATCCACCCGCACAATCCCCACGTACCGACTTCCCACGCCAACGTACGGTTCTTCATCGCCGAGAAGGAAGGCGAAGAGCCGGTCTGGTGGTTCGGTGGTGGCTTCGACCTGACGCCCTACTACGGCAACGAGGAAGATTGCGTGCACTGGCACCGGGTCGCCGAACGTGCCTGTGCACCCTTCGGTCCCGATGTCTATCCACGCTACAAGGCCTGGTGCGACAGCTATTTCCATATCAAGCACCGCAACGAACCGCGGGGTATCGGTGGCCTGTTCTTCGACGACCTGAACGAATGGGACTTCGACACCAGCTTCGCTTTCATGCGGGCCATCGGCGACGCCTACATCGAGGCCTACCTGCCCATCATCCAGCGCCGCAAGGCCGCGGCCTACACCGAGCAGCAGCGTGAATTCCAGGAGTTCCGCCGGGGCCGCTACGTGGAGTTCAACCTGGTCTACGACCGCGGCACCCTGTTCGGCCTGCAATCGGGTGGCCGCACCGAGTCGATCCTCATGTCGCTGCCGCCACAGGTCCGCTGGGGTTATGACTGGAAGGCCGAGCCGGGCAGCGAAGAAGCGCGCCTGACCGAATACTTCCTCAAGGATCGCGACTGGCTGGCCAGCGCCAACTGA
- a CDS encoding NADPH:quinone reductase, with translation MAKRIQFHAHGGPEVLEYVDYQPAEPGPQEVRVSNRAIGLNFIDTYYRNGLYAPPALPSGMGFEGAGVVEAVGSAVTRFKAGDRVGYGSGPMGAYSDVHVLPEDHLVLLPQGISFEQAAAVMLKGLTVQYLLRQTYELKGGETVLFHAAAGGVGSLACQWAKALGVKLIGTVSSPEKAAIAKALGAWETIDYSHEDVAQRVLELTGGRKCPVVYDGVGKDTWLTSLDCLAPRGLMVSFGNASGAVDGVNLGILAAKGSLYVTRPTLGSYANNAENLQHMADDLFGMITSGQIKVEINQRFALADAAKAHVELSARRTTGSTLLLP, from the coding sequence ATGGCCAAACGTATCCAGTTCCACGCCCATGGCGGCCCCGAAGTACTTGAGTATGTGGATTACCAGCCGGCCGAGCCGGGCCCGCAGGAAGTGCGTGTGAGCAACCGGGCCATCGGCCTGAACTTCATCGACACCTACTACCGCAACGGCTTGTATGCACCGCCGGCACTGCCATCGGGCATGGGTTTCGAGGGCGCCGGGGTGGTCGAGGCCGTCGGCAGCGCGGTGACGCGTTTCAAGGCTGGCGACCGAGTGGGTTACGGCAGCGGCCCGATGGGCGCCTACAGCGACGTGCATGTCCTGCCCGAAGACCACCTGGTGCTGCTGCCGCAGGGCATCAGCTTCGAGCAGGCCGCTGCGGTGATGCTCAAGGGACTGACCGTGCAGTACCTGCTGCGCCAGACCTATGAGCTCAAGGGCGGGGAAACCGTGCTGTTCCACGCTGCCGCAGGTGGTGTCGGTTCCCTGGCCTGCCAATGGGCCAAGGCCCTGGGGGTCAAGCTGATCGGTACGGTCAGTTCGCCGGAAAAAGCCGCCATCGCCAAGGCCCTCGGCGCCTGGGAAACCATCGACTACAGCCATGAAGACGTGGCCCAGCGGGTGCTGGAACTGACCGGCGGGCGCAAGTGCCCGGTGGTCTATGACGGCGTCGGCAAGGATACCTGGCTGACCTCCCTGGACTGCCTGGCGCCACGGGGCCTGATGGTCAGCTTTGGCAACGCCTCGGGGGCGGTGGATGGGGTGAACCTGGGGATTCTCGCAGCCAAGGGTTCGCTGTACGTAACCCGGCCAACCCTGGGCAGCTACGCCAACAATGCCGAGAACCTGCAGCATATGGCCGACGACCTGTTCGGCATGATCACCAGCGGCCAGATCAAGGTCGAGATCAACCAGCGCTTTGCCCTGGCAGATGCGGCCAAGGCCCATGTCGAACTGTCGGCCCGGCGCACCACCGGCTCGACCCTGCTGCTGCCATAA
- a CDS encoding L-threonylcarbamoyladenylate synthase translates to MVSSWRVQQAAREIRAGAVIAYPTEAVWGLGCDPWNEEAVDRLLAIKSRSVDKGLILIADNIHQFDFLFEDFPDTWIERMSSTWPGPNTWLVPHQNLLPEWVTGVHDTVALRVSDHPLVRELCALVGPLISTSANPQGRPAARTRLRVEQYFRGQLDLVLSGSLGGRRNPSLIRDLATGKVIRPS, encoded by the coding sequence ATGGTCAGCAGTTGGCGTGTGCAACAAGCCGCACGAGAGATTCGCGCAGGGGCGGTGATTGCCTATCCAACCGAAGCGGTCTGGGGCCTGGGGTGCGATCCGTGGAACGAAGAGGCGGTGGATCGCCTGTTGGCGATCAAGTCGCGGTCGGTGGACAAGGGCCTGATCCTGATCGCCGACAATATCCACCAGTTCGATTTCCTGTTCGAGGATTTCCCCGACACTTGGATCGAACGTATGTCCAGCACCTGGCCGGGGCCCAACACCTGGCTGGTGCCCCATCAGAACCTGTTGCCCGAATGGGTCACCGGGGTCCATGACACCGTGGCCCTGCGGGTCAGCGACCATCCGCTGGTGCGTGAGCTGTGTGCCCTGGTGGGGCCGCTGATCTCCACCTCGGCCAATCCCCAGGGGCGGCCCGCGGCGCGGACGCGGCTGCGGGTCGAGCAGTACTTCCGGGGTCAGCTGGACCTGGTTCTGAGCGGCAGCCTGGGAGGACGCAGGAACCCCAGCCTGATTCGCGACCTGGCCACCGGCAAGGTGATCCGGCCTTCCTGA
- the dprA gene encoding DNA-processing protein DprA — MSQSTAAAISPAELEARLRLHGLPGLGPMRFQRLLQAFGGAARALSAPAAAWQSLGMPAVCADARRSAEVREGAGRALAWIDGPGRHLLMWDQPGYPALLAQLQDAPPLLFVAGDPAILEWPQLALVGSRRASKPGLDTATAFSRSLAEAGFVITSGLALGIDGAAHRAALDVGGRTVGVLGTGLENCYPQRHRDLARAMIDQGSALVSEFSLDTGPRPEHFPRRNRIISGLSLGVLVVEASVASGSLITARLAAEQGREVYAIPGSIHHPGARGCHQLIRDGAVLVESVHHILETLQGWQRLPPAVEPMASSAHPLLALLQAAPHSSEALALASGWPLPRVLSSLTELEIDGRAANENGRWFARLS; from the coding sequence ATGTCACAGTCGACCGCCGCCGCCATTTCCCCTGCGGAACTGGAAGCCCGCCTACGTTTGCATGGCTTGCCCGGCTTGGGCCCCATGCGTTTTCAACGCCTGCTCCAGGCCTTCGGTGGCGCGGCCAGGGCCCTGAGCGCCCCGGCGGCGGCCTGGCAGTCCCTGGGGATGCCGGCGGTCTGTGCCGACGCCCGGCGCAGCGCCGAAGTGCGTGAGGGGGCCGGGCGCGCATTGGCCTGGATAGACGGCCCGGGCCGGCATTTGCTGATGTGGGACCAGCCCGGCTACCCGGCGTTGCTGGCCCAGTTGCAGGATGCCCCGCCCCTGCTGTTCGTCGCCGGTGACCCGGCGATCCTCGAGTGGCCGCAGCTGGCGCTGGTGGGCAGTCGACGCGCCTCGAAGCCGGGGCTGGATACCGCCACGGCGTTTTCCCGCAGCCTGGCCGAGGCGGGTTTTGTCATTACCAGTGGCCTGGCCCTGGGCATCGACGGGGCTGCCCACAGGGCGGCGCTGGACGTCGGCGGGCGCACGGTGGGGGTGCTCGGCACCGGCCTGGAAAATTGTTATCCACAGCGGCACCGGGACCTGGCCCGGGCCATGATCGATCAGGGCAGCGCGCTGGTTTCCGAATTTTCCCTGGACACTGGTCCACGCCCGGAGCACTTCCCCAGGCGTAACCGGATTATCAGCGGCCTGTCCCTGGGCGTACTGGTGGTAGAAGCCAGCGTGGCCAGTGGTTCGCTGATCACTGCCCGGCTGGCCGCGGAGCAGGGCCGCGAGGTTTATGCCATTCCCGGTTCGATCCATCACCCCGGCGCCCGGGGCTGCCATCAACTGATTCGAGATGGCGCGGTGCTGGTCGAAAGCGTCCACCACATCCTCGAGACTCTCCAGGGTTGGCAGCGCCTGCCGCCCGCCGTCGAACCGATGGCCAGCAGCGCGCATCCGCTGCTGGCCCTGCTGCAGGCCGCACCCCACAGCAGCGAAGCCCTGGCGCTCGCCAGTGGATGGCCGCTGCCACGGGTGCTGTCGAGCCTGACCGAGCTGGAGATCGATGGCCGTGCGGCCAATGAAAACGGGCGCTGGTTTGCGCGCCTGAGCTAG
- the def gene encoding peptide deformylase — protein MAILNILEFPDSRLRTIAKPVAVVDDEVRRLVDDMFETMYEAPGIGLAATQVNVHLRVVVMDLSEDRSEPRVFINPEFESLTDEMDQYQEGCLSVPGFYENVDRPQRVKVKALDRDGQPYELIAEGLLAVCIQHECDHLNGKLFVDYLSTLKRDRIKKKLEKQHRQQA, from the coding sequence ATGGCCATTTTAAACATCCTCGAATTCCCCGACTCGCGCCTGCGCACTATCGCCAAACCCGTGGCCGTAGTGGACGACGAAGTGCGCCGGTTGGTCGACGACATGTTTGAAACAATGTATGAGGCCCCCGGCATCGGCCTGGCGGCGACCCAGGTCAACGTGCACCTGCGCGTGGTAGTCATGGACCTGTCCGAAGATCGCAGCGAGCCCCGGGTCTTCATCAACCCCGAGTTCGAATCCCTGACCGACGAAATGGACCAGTACCAGGAAGGCTGCCTGTCGGTACCGGGTTTCTATGAAAACGTCGACCGTCCGCAGCGGGTCAAGGTCAAGGCCCTGGACCGCGATGGCCAGCCCTACGAACTGATCGCCGAAGGCTTGCTGGCTGTGTGCATCCAGCATGAATGCGACCACCTGAACGGCAAGCTGTTCGTCGACTACCTGTCCACGCTCAAGCGTGACCGGATCAAGAAGAAGCTGGAAAAGCAGCATCGCCAGCAGGCTTGA
- the fmt gene encoding methionyl-tRNA formyltransferase gives MTEPLRIVFAGTPEFAAEHLKALLDSPYEIVAVYTQPDRPAGRGQKLMPSAVKALAVNHAIPVYQPQTLRNAEAQAELAALEPDLMVVVAYGLILPQAVLDIPRLGCINSHASLLPRWRGAAPIQRAVQAGDAESGVTVMRMEAGLDTGPMLLKVVTPINAEDTGGTLHDRLAQMGPGAVVQAIAGLADGSLQGEVQDDSLATYAHKLNKDEARIDWSRPAVELERLVRAFNPWPVCHSTLDGESVKVLAANLSTGKGAPGEVLCASKDGLVVACGDGALSLTRLQLPGGKALAFSDLFNSRREKFASGKVLGQ, from the coding sequence ATGACTGAGCCACTGCGCATCGTCTTTGCCGGCACCCCAGAATTCGCCGCCGAACACCTCAAGGCCCTGCTCGACAGCCCGTACGAGATCGTGGCCGTCTACACCCAGCCGGATCGCCCAGCCGGCCGCGGGCAGAAGCTGATGCCGAGCGCGGTCAAGGCGCTGGCCGTGAACCATGCAATTCCGGTCTATCAGCCGCAGACCCTGCGCAATGCCGAGGCCCAGGCCGAACTGGCGGCACTCGAGCCGGACCTGATGGTGGTGGTGGCCTACGGTCTGATCCTGCCCCAGGCGGTGCTGGATATCCCACGCCTGGGCTGCATCAACAGCCATGCCTCGCTGCTGCCACGCTGGCGTGGCGCAGCGCCGATCCAGCGTGCCGTGCAAGCCGGCGACGCCGAGAGCGGCGTCACCGTGATGCGCATGGAAGCGGGCCTGGATACCGGACCGATGCTGCTCAAGGTGGTCACCCCGATCAACGCCGAAGACACCGGCGGCACCCTGCACGACCGCCTCGCGCAAATGGGCCCGGGCGCAGTGGTGCAAGCCATCGCCGGCCTGGCCGATGGCAGCCTGCAAGGTGAAGTGCAGGACGACAGCCTGGCCACCTACGCCCACAAGCTGAACAAGGACGAAGCGCGCATCGACTGGAGCCGCCCCGCCGTGGAGCTGGAGCGCCTGGTCCGCGCCTTCAACCCGTGGCCGGTGTGCCACAGCACCCTCGACGGTGAAAGCGTGAAGGTATTGGCCGCCAATCTGTCCACAGGCAAGGGCGCCCCTGGCGAAGTCCTCTGCGCCAGCAAGGACGGCCTGGTCGTCGCCTGTGGTGATGGCGCCCTGAGCCTGACCCGCCTGCAATTGCCCGGCGGCAAGGCCCTGGCCTTCAGCGACCTGTTCAACAGCCGCCGCGAGAAGTTCGCCAGTGGCAAGGTGCTCGGCCAATGA